A genomic segment from Salvelinus alpinus chromosome 8, SLU_Salpinus.1, whole genome shotgun sequence encodes:
- the LOC139583205 gene encoding dual specificity protein phosphatase 10-like gives MPPSPLDDRIVVALPRPIRPQELRLCLDTSYLDTTVTSHGSKTTVISTTVVKIRATNLTYMPSSNGSTRSLSCGCSSASCCSVTTYEKDSRNNQRHQQSHQSQVSASSPNLSYAGPASSSNPMGMVHHEAFSDPSLTSGPPKALGSTIRVIHPNELAKRMARCPMGHLVGTVPVIIDCRPFMEYNKSHIQGAVHINCSDKISRRRLQQGKITVLDLLSCRESSGKDSFKSIFSKEIVVYDENTMDPQRVTSSQPLHVVLDSLRREGKDPIVLKGGLSSFRQNHQSLCDHSLHLHEILNASMGVSGASGHTGALPHSMSLPSTPDIENADLTPILPFLYLGNEHDAQDAHKLQRYNISFVLNVTTHLPLYHYDTGLFSYKRLPATDSNKQNLRQYFEEAFEFIEEAQQAGVGLLIHCQAGVSRSATIVIAYLMKHTWMTMTDAYKFVKTRRPIISPNLNFMGQLLEFEEDLNNGVTPRILTPKLIGVETMV, from the exons ATGCCTCCATCTCCCCTCGACGACAGAATTGTGGTGGCGCTGCCAAGGCCGATCCGACCTCAGGAACTCCGACTGTGCCTGGACACCAGCTACCTGGACACCACCGTCACCAGTCACGGCAGCAAGACAACTGTCATCAGCACCACGGTGGTGAAGATCCGGGCGACCAACCTCACGTATATGCCCTCATCCAACGGCTCCACGCGCTCCCTGTCGTGTGGATGCAGCAGTGCCAGCTGCTGCTCGGTCACCACCTACGAGAAGGACAGCAGGAACAACCAGCGCCACCAGCAGAGCCACCAGAGTCAGGTGAGCGCCAGCAGCCCCAACCTCAGCTATGCTGGACCCGCCTCTTCCTCCAACCCCATGGGCATGGTCCACCATGAGGCCTTTAGCGACCCCAGTCTCACCTCAGGCCCACCCAAGGCTCTAGGGTCCACCATCCGGGTCATCCACCCCAATGAGCTGGCCAAGAGAATGGCCAGATGCCCCATGGGCCACCTGGTCGGGACGGTCCCGGTCATCATCGATTGCCGACCCTTCATGGAGTACAACAAGAGCCACATCCAGGGCGCGGTACACATCAACTGTTCGGACAAGATCAGCCGGCGGCGGCTGCAGCAGGGCAAGATCACAGTGCTGGACCTCCTGTCGTGCCGCGAGTCTTCCGGCAAGGACTCCTTCAAAAGCATCTTCTCCAAAGAGATCGTGGTGTATGACGAAAACACCATGGATCCCCAGAGGGTGACCTCCTCGCAGCCCCTCCATGTGGTCCTGGATTCGCTGAGGAGGGAGGGCAAGGACCCCATCGTTCTCAAAG GGGGCCTCAGCTCCTTTAGACAGAACCACCAGAGCCTGTGTGaccactccctccacctccatgAGATCCTGAACGCCAGCATGGGCGTCAGTGGGGCCTCCGGCCACACGGGGGCGCTACCTCACTCCATGTCCCTGCCCTCCACACCGGACATCGAGAATGCCGACCTGACGCCAATTCTGCCCTTCCTCTACTTGGGCAATGAGCACGACGCGCAGGACGCCCACAAGCTGCAGCGCTACAACATCAGCTTCGTGCTTAACGTTACCACCCACCTGCCGCTCTACCATTACGATACAGGTCTCTTCAGCTACAAGCGGCTGCCCGCAACCGACAGCAACAAGCAGAACCTGCGCCAGTACTTTGAGGAGGCGTTTGAATTCATCG AGGAAGCACAGCAAGCAGGGGTGGGCCTCTTGATCCACTGCCAGGCGGGTGTGTCTCGCTCGGCCACCATTGTCATCGCCTACCTGATGAAGCACACCTGGATGACCATGACAGACGCCTACAAGTTCGTCAAGACCCGGCGGCCCATCATCTCACCCAACCTTAACTTCATGGGCCAGCTGCTTGAGTTCGAGGAGGACTTGAACAACGGTGTCACGCCGCGCATCCTCACGCCAAAGCTCATTGGGGTGGAGACCATGGTTTAG